The sequence below is a genomic window from Buchnera aphidicola (Ceratovacuna japonica).
GTATGGAAAGTAGAATGACAATATGTAATATGTCTGTAGAATTAGGAGCAAAATCAGGTATAATATCTCCTGACAAAATTACTTATAAATATTTGAAAAATAGAAAATATTCTCCGAAAGGCACAAAATGGTTAAAAGCAAAAAATTATTGGGAAACTCTAAAATCAGATAAAAATTCTTTTTTTGACAAAAAGTTTTATTTTAATGTGAAAAATTTATCTCCTCAAATAACATGGGGAACTAATCCTAATCAAACAATTGATATAAATAAAAAAATACCATTATTAAATAAATATAAAAATTATTATGAAAAAAAATGTGTAGAGAATGCATTAAAATATATGGATTTAAATCCAGGAACATATTTAAAAAACACACCTATAGATAAAGTTTTTATAGGATCTTGTACAAATTCTAGAATTGAAGATCTAAGGTCTGCTGCAAAAATATTAGTAAATAAAAAAGTTCATAAAAATGTTAAAGCTATAGTAGTACCAGGATCTAAATATGTAAAATTACAAGCAGAGAAAGAAGGAATAGATAAAATTTTTATTGAATCAGGTTTTGAATGGAGACTTCCTGGATGTTCTATGTGTTTAGCAATGAATGATGATAAACTAAATTATGGAGAAAGATGTATATCTACAAGTAATAGAAATTTTGAAGGAAGACAAGGAATAGGAGGAAGAACTCATTTAGCAAGTCCAGTTATGGCATCAGCTGCTGCAATATATGGAAAAATAGTAGACGTTAGAGAAATTTAAATTAAAAATATAATTAGGATTAAACATTTACAAAATGAAAAAATTTACAACACATACTGGAAGTATAATTCCACTAAATATATCGAATGTAGATACAGATGTAATTATACCTAAACAATTTTTAAAAAAAATTACTAAATCTGGATTCGGAAAATATTTATTTTTCAATTGGAGATATATTAACAATGATATTAATAATATAAATAAAAAATTTATATTAAATAGAAAAATATATAAAAATTCTAGTATATTAATTACAAGAGAAAACTTTGGATGTGGATCTTCTAGAGAACATGCAGTTTGGGCTTTAAAAGATTTTGGATTTAAAGTAATTATATCTTCTAGTTTTTCTGACATATTTTATAATAATAGTTTTAATAACGGAATTTTGTTAATAGTACTACCAATATATATAATTAATAAAATATTTTCTATAATAAAAATAAAAAAAATAGTATTAGCGAAAATAAATTTAATTAAAAAATATATATTTGTAGAAAATGAAAAATATTTTTTTAAAATAAATTCTTTTTACCATTTTTGTATAGTAAATGGATTAGATAGAATAGACTATACTATGAAATATAAAGACAAGATAGAAGAATATGAAAGAAAAAATGTATTTTATTAAAATTTAATATTATAATATTAATATAATTATTTAAAAATATATTATTTTTTTTAAGGTAAATATATGAAAGAAAACATTATCATTTTTGATACTACATTAAGAGATGGAGAACAATCTTTACCTTATAGTTTAAATTCATCTAAAAAATTAAAAATCGCAATTTTATTAGAAAAAATGGGTGTTGATATAATAGAAGCAGGTTTTCCAATATCTTCTCCTGAAGATTTTAAATCGGTAGAAATAATTTCTAAAACTATAAAAAATAGTAAAATATGTAGTCTTGCTAGATGTATAAAAAAAGATATTGATGTTTCAGCTGAAGCTATGAGATTTTATAAAAATAGATCTTTTAGAATTCATTTATTTATTGGTACTTCTGATATTCATATAAAAAATAAATTAAAAAAAAATTTTAAAGATATATTAGAAATGTCTATTAAATCAGTTATAAGAGCTAAAAAATATACTGATGACATAGAATTTTCTTGTGAAGATGCTGGGAGAACAAAAATAGATAATTTATGTTTTATAATAGAGAACTTAATAAAAAATGGTGTTACTACCATAAATATACCAGATACTGTAGGATATACAATTCCTTTAGAATTTTCAGAAATAATAAAAAAAATATTTAATAAGGTTCCAAACATAGATAAAGCAAAGTTATCAGTTCATTGCCATAATGATTTAGGAATGGCTTCAGGAAACGCTATAACAGCAATACAACATGGCGCAAGACAAATAGAAGGTACAATAAGTGGAATTGGTGAAAGATCTGGTAATACAGCTTTGGAAGAAGTTATAATGACTATAAAAACAAGAAGTGATATATTAAATTTTAAAACTAATATAAATTTTAATAAAATTTATAAAACTAGTAAAAAAATAAGTAAAATATGTAATTTTAATATTTCTTCTTATAAACCTATTATAGGAAACAATGCTTTTTCTCATTCCTCTGGAATTCATCAAGATGGAGTTTTAAAAGATAGAAAAAATTATGAAATAATTTCTCCTGAATCTATAGGATCTAAAAAGAAAAATTTTAATTTGACTTCTAGATCAGGAAGATCTGCAATAAAATTTTATATGGAAAAAATGGGATATTCAGATAAAGAATATAATTTAAATAAATTATATAACAATTTTATAAAATTAACAGACAAACAAGGTAGAATTTTTAAATATGATTTAGAATCTTTAGCCTTCTTAAAGAAATTTTATAAAGAAAGTAAATATTTTAAGTTAATTGATTTAAAAATCTTTACTAAATATAATAAAAATAATAAAGTTTTAGTAAAATTAAAATGTG
It includes:
- the leuC gene encoding 3-isopropylmalate dehydratase large subunit — protein: MKNKKYTLYEKLYNSHLIYEKKNETPLIYVDLHLLHEVTSPQAFFSMKKKSRTVRNPNKTFATMDHNVPTKKRKINKFEKMSYIQIKELIKNCKFHNIKLFDLDHPKQGIVHVIGPENGLTLPGYTIVCGDSHTSTHGAFGALSFGIGTSEVEHVLTTQTIPQIRYKNMQIKISGSLPKYVYAKDIILYIIKKLSTSAGNGHVIEFCGDTVSNLSMESRMTICNMSVELGAKSGIISPDKITYKYLKNRKYSPKGTKWLKAKNYWETLKSDKNSFFDKKFYFNVKNLSPQITWGTNPNQTIDINKKIPLLNKYKNYYEKKCVENALKYMDLNPGTYLKNTPIDKVFIGSCTNSRIEDLRSAAKILVNKKVHKNVKAIVVPGSKYVKLQAEKEGIDKIFIESGFEWRLPGCSMCLAMNDDKLNYGERCISTSNRNFEGRQGIGGRTHLASPVMASAAAIYGKIVDVREI
- the leuD gene encoding 3-isopropylmalate dehydratase small subunit — its product is MKKFTTHTGSIIPLNISNVDTDVIIPKQFLKKITKSGFGKYLFFNWRYINNDINNINKKFILNRKIYKNSSILITRENFGCGSSREHAVWALKDFGFKVIISSSFSDIFYNNSFNNGILLIVLPIYIINKIFSIIKIKKIVLAKINLIKKYIFVENEKYFFKINSFYHFCIVNGLDRIDYTMKYKDKIEEYERKNVFY
- the leuA gene encoding 2-isopropylmalate synthase, translated to MKENIIIFDTTLRDGEQSLPYSLNSSKKLKIAILLEKMGVDIIEAGFPISSPEDFKSVEIISKTIKNSKICSLARCIKKDIDVSAEAMRFYKNRSFRIHLFIGTSDIHIKNKLKKNFKDILEMSIKSVIRAKKYTDDIEFSCEDAGRTKIDNLCFIIENLIKNGVTTINIPDTVGYTIPLEFSEIIKKIFNKVPNIDKAKLSVHCHNDLGMASGNAITAIQHGARQIEGTISGIGERSGNTALEEVIMTIKTRSDILNFKTNINFNKIYKTSKKISKICNFNISSYKPIIGNNAFSHSSGIHQDGVLKDRKNYEIISPESIGSKKKNFNLTSRSGRSAIKFYMEKMGYSDKEYNLNKLYNNFIKLTDKQGRIFKYDLESLAFLKKFYKESKYFKLIDLKIFTKYNKNNKVLVKLKCGNKVKEKTFFNNSNIIYLIFNVLKKISNIKNIKLKNFKSESKMYKKNIFSQVYVCAIYKNIKFYGNVTSSNFINSYILSLIKILNSIRKYNKIHLIK